In one window of Photobacterium leiognathi DNA:
- the frdC gene encoding fumarate reductase subunit FrdC, with protein MSNRKPYVREMKRTWWKDSSFYRFYMIREATVLPLIFFTICLTFGLGSLVKGPEAWQSWLNFMANPVVILLNILALAGSLFHAFTYFNMMPQVMPIRIKGKKLDKKIIILAQWAVVAVITLFVLAIV; from the coding sequence ATGAGCAACCGTAAACCTTACGTTCGTGAGATGAAGCGTACATGGTGGAAAGACAGCTCTTTCTATCGCTTCTACATGATCCGCGAAGCAACTGTACTACCTCTGATCTTTTTTACTATCTGCTTAACATTCGGTTTAGGTAGCCTAGTTAAAGGTCCTGAAGCATGGCAAAGCTGGCTAAACTTCATGGCAAATCCAGTGGTTATTCTACTGAATATTCTTGCCCTAGCAGGTAGCCTGTTCCACGCCTTTACCTACTTCAACATGATGCCGCAGGTAATGCCTATTCGCATCAAGGGTAAGAAACTTGATAAGAAAATTATCATTCTTGCTCAGTGGGCAGTGGTTGCTGTTATTACCTTGTTTGTTCTTGCAATAGTTTAA
- the frdD gene encoding fumarate reductase subunit FrdD has translation MVNLHPKRSDEPVWWSLFGAGGTWFAMITPVTVLVLGILVPLGVISPEAMTYDRAADFATSFIGALFVIATLSLPMWHAMHRVHHGMHDLKIHAGVVGKVVCYALAFLITALSIIFVFMI, from the coding sequence GTGGTTAATTTACATCCTAAACGTTCTGACGAGCCAGTTTGGTGGAGTCTGTTTGGTGCTGGCGGTACTTGGTTTGCAATGATCACGCCAGTCACTGTTTTAGTACTCGGTATTTTGGTTCCACTTGGCGTGATCAGCCCTGAAGCGATGACTTATGATCGCGCTGCTGATTTCGCAACAAGCTTTATCGGTGCGCTATTTGTTATCGCAACCCTGTCGCTACCAATGTGGCATGCAATGCACCGTGTTCACCACGGTATGCATGATTTAAAAATTCATGCAGGCGTTGTTGGTAAAGTCGTGTGTTACGCATTAGCGTTTTTAATCACTGCGCTATCGATCATCTTCGTCTTCATGATTTAA
- the epmA gene encoding elongation factor P--(R)-beta-lysine ligase has product MSTWQPTASIAQLKQRAHLLAVIRQFFAEREVMEVDTPAMSQATVTDIHLHTFQTEFVGPGYADGQTLYLMTSPEFHMKRLLSAGSGAIYQICKSFRNEESGRYHNPEFTMLEWYRPNFDHHLLMDEMDDLLQLVLGCGAAEKMTYQQAFIDQLGVCPLTGSMTELKVAAAALGLSDIAEPEEDRDTLLQLLFSIGVEGKIGQQVPAFVYDFPASQAALAQINPTDSRVAERFEVYFKGIELANGFHELANGDEQLQRFEKDNQKRIEMGLQPQPIDMNLVNALRAGFPDCAGVALGIDRLIMLAMGLDHIEKVTAFPIDRA; this is encoded by the coding sequence ATGTCTACTTGGCAGCCTACGGCCTCGATTGCGCAGTTAAAACAACGCGCTCATTTGTTAGCAGTTATTCGTCAGTTTTTTGCTGAGCGTGAGGTAATGGAAGTCGATACGCCTGCCATGAGCCAAGCGACCGTGACTGATATTCACTTACATACTTTTCAAACCGAGTTTGTAGGGCCGGGTTATGCTGATGGGCAAACGTTATATTTAATGACCAGCCCTGAATTTCACATGAAACGACTGCTTTCTGCTGGCAGTGGCGCGATTTACCAGATCTGTAAGTCATTTCGAAATGAAGAATCAGGCCGCTACCATAACCCAGAATTCACCATGTTAGAGTGGTATCGCCCGAACTTTGATCATCACTTATTAATGGATGAGATGGACGATTTGCTGCAATTGGTCCTAGGTTGTGGCGCAGCTGAGAAGATGACGTATCAACAAGCCTTTATTGATCAACTAGGGGTATGCCCTTTAACTGGCTCAATGACAGAGCTTAAAGTGGCGGCAGCAGCCCTTGGATTGTCTGATATTGCCGAGCCAGAAGAAGATCGCGATACCTTATTACAACTGTTATTTAGTATTGGTGTTGAAGGTAAAATTGGTCAGCAAGTGCCAGCGTTTGTGTATGACTTTCCAGCTTCACAAGCGGCATTAGCACAAATTAACCCAACGGACTCTCGTGTGGCAGAGCGTTTTGAAGTGTATTTTAAAGGCATTGAATTAGCGAATGGCTTCCATGAACTTGCCAATGGCGATGAGCAATTACAGCGCTTCGAAAAAGACAACCAAAAACGTATTGAGATGGGATTACAACCTCAGCCAATTGATATGAATCTCGTTAATGCATTGCGTGCTGGTTTCCCTGATTGTGCGGGGGTGGCGTTAGGGATTGATCGCTTGATCATGCTAGCAATGGGGCTTGATCATATTGAGAAAGTCACCGCCTTTCCGATTGATCGCGCATAA
- the frdA gene encoding fumarate reductase (quinol) flavoprotein subunit, with product MKTITTDIAVIGAGGAGLRSAIAAAEANPELEIALISKVYPMRSHTVAAEGGSAAVIKDEDSLDNHFNDTVGGGDWLCEQDVVEYFVENATREMIQMEQWGCPWSRKENGEVNVRRFGGMKVERTWFAADKTGFHMLHTLFQTSIKYSQIKRFDEYFVVDLLVEEGEVQGLIAIHMSEGELICIKAKSVILATGGAGRVYHCNTNGGIVTGDGMAMAYRHGVPLRDMEFVQYHPTGLPGTGILMTEGCRGEGGIIVNKNGYRYLQDYGMGPETPVGQPKNKYMELGPRDKVSQAFWHEQQKGNTIKHPLGDVVHLDLRHLGEEYLHERLPFICELAKAYVNVDPAKEPIPIRPTVHYTMGGIETDAHCETRIKGLFAVGECASVGLHGANRLGSNSLAEFVVFGRVAGENAVKHAAEFKGWDDASINAQIDAVQARIDGLMAQEGDENWADIRTEMGHTMEAGCGIYRQEDLMQATIEKLAELKERYKHIFIKDKGKVFNTDLLYAIEVGYGLEVAEAMAHSAINRKESRGAHQRLDDGCTERDDVNYLKHTLAFYNNGDAPIIDYSNVTITKSQPKARLYGAAADEAAAKDAAEAPAVTEQQEEQA from the coding sequence GTGAAGACTATTACCACAGATATCGCTGTAATCGGCGCAGGTGGTGCAGGCCTACGTTCTGCCATCGCTGCTGCAGAAGCTAACCCAGAACTAGAAATTGCACTGATCTCAAAAGTGTACCCAATGCGTTCGCACACCGTTGCGGCGGAAGGTGGCTCTGCTGCCGTGATCAAGGACGAAGATAGCCTAGATAACCACTTCAACGATACCGTTGGCGGTGGTGACTGGTTATGTGAACAGGACGTTGTGGAATATTTCGTTGAGAACGCAACGCGCGAAATGATCCAAATGGAACAATGGGGCTGCCCATGGAGCCGTAAAGAAAACGGTGAAGTAAACGTTCGTCGTTTCGGTGGTATGAAAGTTGAGCGTACATGGTTTGCCGCTGATAAAACTGGCTTCCACATGCTACACACCCTATTCCAAACATCTATTAAGTACTCTCAAATCAAACGTTTTGACGAATACTTCGTGGTTGATCTTCTAGTTGAAGAAGGTGAAGTACAAGGCCTTATCGCAATTCACATGTCTGAAGGCGAACTGATCTGCATTAAAGCAAAATCAGTGATCCTAGCAACCGGTGGCGCTGGTCGTGTTTACCACTGTAACACCAACGGCGGTATCGTAACCGGTGATGGTATGGCTATGGCTTACCGTCATGGTGTACCACTTCGTGACATGGAATTTGTTCAGTACCACCCAACAGGTCTTCCGGGTACAGGTATCCTGATGACAGAAGGTTGTCGTGGTGAAGGCGGTATCATCGTTAACAAAAACGGTTACCGTTACCTACAAGACTACGGTATGGGCCCTGAAACACCAGTAGGCCAGCCAAAGAACAAATACATGGAATTAGGCCCACGTGACAAAGTGTCACAGGCTTTCTGGCATGAACAACAAAAAGGTAACACCATCAAGCACCCTCTAGGTGATGTGGTACACCTTGATCTTCGCCACCTAGGTGAAGAGTACTTACATGAGCGTCTACCGTTTATCTGTGAACTAGCAAAAGCTTACGTCAACGTCGATCCAGCTAAAGAGCCAATTCCAATTCGCCCAACGGTGCACTACACCATGGGTGGTATTGAAACTGACGCACATTGTGAAACGCGCATTAAAGGTCTATTTGCAGTAGGTGAATGTGCTTCTGTTGGTCTTCACGGTGCTAACCGTCTAGGTTCTAACTCACTGGCTGAGTTCGTAGTATTTGGTCGTGTTGCGGGTGAGAACGCCGTGAAACATGCCGCTGAATTTAAAGGCTGGGACGACGCTTCTATCAATGCACAAATCGATGCTGTTCAAGCGCGTATCGATGGCCTAATGGCACAAGAAGGCGACGAGAACTGGGCTGATATCCGCACTGAAATGGGTCATACCATGGAAGCGGGTTGTGGTATCTACCGCCAAGAAGATTTGATGCAAGCTACGATTGAGAAACTTGCTGAGCTAAAAGAGCGCTACAAGCACATCTTTATCAAAGATAAAGGCAAAGTATTTAACACCGATCTGCTATACGCAATCGAAGTGGGTTACGGCCTAGAAGTGGCTGAAGCGATGGCGCACTCTGCGATCAATCGTAAAGAATCTCGTGGTGCACACCAACGCCTTGATGACGGTTGTACTGAGCGTGATGATGTTAACTACCTAAAACACACCTTAGCGTTCTACAACAATGGCGATGCACCAATCATCGATTACAGCAACGTCACTATCACTAAGTCGCAGCCAAAAGCACGTCTATACGGTGCAGCAGCCGATGAAGCAGCAGCAAAAGACGCCGCTGAAGCACCAGCAGTAACTGAGCAACAAGAGGAACAGGCATAA
- the efp gene encoding elongation factor P: protein MASFSTNEFRGGMKIMLDNEPCVIIENEFVKPGKGQAFNRVRIRKLISGKVLEKTFKSGESVEAADVIDTDLDYLYNDGEFYHFMNNETFEQIAADVKAVGENAKWLVENNTCTLTLWNGNPIAVTPPNFVELEVTETDPGLKGDTQGTGGKPATLSTGAVVRVPLFIAIGEVIKVDTRSGEYVSRVK from the coding sequence ATGGCGTCTTTCAGCACCAATGAATTCCGCGGCGGAATGAAAATTATGCTAGATAATGAACCATGTGTCATTATCGAAAACGAATTTGTTAAGCCTGGTAAAGGCCAAGCGTTCAACCGCGTACGAATCCGTAAACTAATTTCTGGTAAAGTTCTTGAGAAGACTTTCAAATCAGGTGAATCAGTTGAAGCTGCGGACGTAATCGATACTGATCTTGATTACCTATACAACGACGGTGAATTCTACCACTTCATGAACAACGAAACGTTCGAGCAAATCGCTGCTGACGTTAAAGCTGTTGGTGAGAATGCTAAGTGGTTAGTTGAGAACAACACTTGTACGCTAACACTTTGGAACGGTAACCCAATCGCTGTTACTCCACCAAACTTCGTTGAGCTAGAAGTAACTGAGACAGATCCTGGTCTTAAAGGTGATACACAAGGTACTGGCGGTAAACCAGCAACACTAAGCACTGGTGCTGTTGTTCGTGTACCTCTATTCATCGCTATTGGCGAAGTGATCAAAGTTGACACTCGTTCAGGTGAATACGTAAGCCGTGTTAAGTAA
- a CDS encoding carbonic anhydrase, protein MIKKTSALLLALLAGTSLSAQAADWGYGNSTEHWSDSYPTCGLGKNQSPINITSALKANLAPLRIEYNGKITSITNNGHTVEAKVSGDNKLIVDGDTYTLKQFHFHTPSENYIDGKQYPLEAHFVNMDDKGNIAVIAVMFENGLRENNALSSLLKNIPTKGNTIDFTDDLSPNNLLPREREYYQFNGSLTTPPCTEGVRWFVLETPQYSSKDQTEKLNQIMGNNNRPVQPINARIIVE, encoded by the coding sequence ATGATAAAAAAAACATCTGCTCTTCTTTTAGCCCTGCTTGCAGGAACATCTCTATCTGCACAAGCGGCTGACTGGGGATATGGCAATAGCACCGAGCACTGGTCTGACAGTTACCCAACCTGTGGCTTAGGCAAGAACCAAAGCCCGATAAACATTACTTCAGCACTCAAAGCGAACCTCGCGCCACTGCGTATTGAGTACAACGGTAAAATCACCAGTATCACCAATAACGGTCACACTGTAGAAGCAAAGGTCAGCGGTGATAACAAGCTGATTGTCGATGGGGATACCTATACCTTAAAGCAGTTTCACTTCCATACACCATCTGAAAACTACATCGATGGTAAACAATACCCATTAGAAGCGCATTTTGTGAATATGGATGATAAAGGCAATATTGCAGTTATTGCTGTGATGTTTGAAAACGGCCTACGTGAGAACAATGCTCTTAGCTCTTTACTCAAAAACATCCCAACTAAAGGTAATACCATCGACTTCACCGATGATCTGAGCCCGAATAACCTTCTTCCTCGTGAACGTGAGTATTATCAATTCAATGGCTCACTAACGACACCACCATGTACTGAAGGTGTGCGCTGGTTTGTATTAGAAACACCACAATACAGCTCAAAAGATCAAACCGAGAAACTAAATCAAATCATGGGTAACAATAACCGCCCAGTACAACCGATTAATGCTCGAATTATTGTTGAATAG
- a CDS encoding succinate dehydrogenase/fumarate reductase iron-sulfur subunit, protein MSANRIQLVEILRYDPAKDAEPYLEKFEVPFNETMSVLDALGYIKDHLDKDLSYRWSCRMAICGSCGMMVNGVPKLACKSFLRDYPNGVKIEPLANFAIEKDLIVDMTPFIERLEAIKPYIIGNDRTPEDGTNLQTPEQLAKYKQFAGCINCGLCYAACPQFGLNPEFIGPAALTLAHRYNLDSRDNGKDERMELINGENGAWGCTFVGYCSEVCPKSVDPAAAVNQGKVESSKDFVITMIKPMEA, encoded by the coding sequence ATGTCAGCAAATCGCATTCAACTGGTTGAAATTCTGCGTTATGACCCAGCAAAAGACGCAGAACCGTACCTTGAGAAATTCGAAGTACCTTTCAATGAAACCATGTCTGTTCTTGATGCACTTGGTTACATTAAAGATCACCTAGATAAAGATCTGTCTTACCGTTGGTCTTGTCGTATGGCTATCTGTGGCTCTTGCGGCATGATGGTAAACGGTGTGCCAAAGCTCGCTTGTAAGAGCTTCTTACGTGACTACCCTAACGGCGTGAAAATCGAGCCATTAGCGAACTTCGCGATAGAGAAAGACTTAATTGTTGATATGACGCCATTCATTGAGCGTCTTGAAGCAATCAAGCCATACATCATTGGTAACGATCGTACACCGGAAGACGGTACGAACCTGCAAACGCCTGAGCAATTAGCAAAATACAAGCAATTTGCTGGCTGTATCAACTGTGGCCTGTGCTATGCCGCTTGTCCTCAGTTTGGTTTAAACCCAGAGTTTATTGGCCCTGCTGCGCTAACCCTTGCTCACCGCTACAACCTTGATAGCCGTGACAATGGTAAAGATGAGCGTATGGAGCTTATCAATGGTGAAAACGGTGCTTGGGGTTGTACATTCGTAGGTTACTGTTCTGAAGTATGTCCTAAGAGTGTTGATCCAGCTGCGGCTGTTAACCAAGGCAAAGTGGAATCTTCTAAAGATTTCGTTATTACAATGATCAAACCAATGGAGGCATAA
- the epmB gene encoding EF-P beta-lysylation protein EpmB, with the protein MSHIIPLNAPSVEQNWLNDLSNAISDPFTLLKLLKIDPTPWENGLAARKLFALRVPLSFVDKMEIGNPYDPLLRQILPLAQEFEVHQGYSVDPLEEQQNEIPGLLHKYHNRVLLIVKGGCAVNCRYCFRRHFPYSDNKGNKRQWQQSLEYIAAHPEINEVILSGGDPLMAKDHELQWLIEHIAAIPHIKRLRIHSRLPVVIPNRITDALCQILAETRLQTILVTHINHANEIDDALKTAMQKLKQANVTLLNQGVLLKGVNDSVAALTDLSETLFDAGIQPYYLHVLDRVQGAAHFMVDDEIARQLMAGLITKVSGYLVPKLTREIGGRASKTPLDLLLE; encoded by the coding sequence ATGTCGCATATCATACCCCTAAACGCGCCATCTGTTGAGCAAAACTGGCTGAATGATCTATCGAATGCGATATCTGATCCATTTACTTTACTAAAATTGCTCAAAATTGATCCCACACCATGGGAAAATGGCCTCGCTGCAAGGAAGCTGTTTGCGCTCCGTGTTCCATTGAGCTTTGTTGATAAAATGGAAATCGGCAACCCTTATGATCCACTTTTACGCCAAATTTTACCGTTAGCGCAAGAATTCGAAGTGCACCAAGGTTACTCTGTCGATCCGCTTGAAGAGCAGCAAAACGAAATCCCTGGTTTACTGCATAAATATCACAACCGCGTTTTACTGATAGTAAAAGGTGGTTGCGCCGTTAACTGTCGCTATTGTTTCCGTCGCCATTTTCCTTACAGCGATAACAAAGGTAATAAACGTCAGTGGCAACAAAGCCTTGAGTACATTGCAGCGCACCCTGAAATTAATGAAGTGATTTTATCTGGCGGCGACCCGTTAATGGCAAAGGATCACGAACTCCAATGGCTGATTGAACATATCGCAGCAATCCCTCATATCAAGCGCCTGCGTATCCACAGCAGACTGCCTGTAGTGATCCCTAATCGTATTACCGATGCATTATGCCAAATACTGGCAGAGACGCGTCTACAAACGATTTTGGTCACTCATATTAATCACGCTAACGAAATCGATGATGCGCTAAAAACAGCAATGCAGAAGCTAAAACAAGCCAATGTCACCTTACTGAACCAAGGTGTACTGCTAAAAGGCGTTAATGACTCGGTAGCAGCGCTCACCGATCTCAGTGAAACCTTATTTGATGCAGGTATTCAGCCTTATTACCTCCACGTATTAGACCGTGTACAAGGGGCGGCGCACTTCATGGTCGATGATGAAATCGCACGCCAATTAATGGCAGGCTTAATTACCAAGGTATCTGGTTATTTAGTCCCTAAGCTCACCCGAGAGATCGGTGGACGAGCAAGTAAAACGCCCCTCGATTTACTGCTTGAATAG